The following DNA comes from Flavisolibacter ginsenosidimutans.
ACTCGGCGACTTCACCATTGTGCAGGCCGGCTCGGTTGTAAAAAAATCTTTCAAACAAGGCTATTGCGTCATCGGCGGAAATCCGGCTGTTTTGATCAAGGAGTTTCCGCCCGAAAGCCATCATTTATTTGAACGCTATAAAAACGAATACGAATACATCGGTTATATGCGTGCACACAAATTTGCAGAATACCGAAAACGATATTTATGGTTTTGAAAACACACCCCGTCCCTTACCGTCAATGTACACGGTGTATTCTTGACACCGTGGACGATCCGAAGATGTCGTTTGATGAAAACGGCGTTTGTTCGCATTGCCGTCAATACGACGAGCAGGAAAAATATTATTTGAAAGAAGGTAAAGAAGCCGAAGCATTGCTTTCGTCCACACTGCAACAGATAAAAGATTATGGCCGCGGCAGAAAGTACGACTGTCTGATTGGTTTAAGCGGAGGCGTGGACAGCAGCTATGTGGCTTATCTGGCAAAGCAATACGGATTGCGAGCCTTGTGCGTACATTTCGACAACGGCTGGAACTCGGAACTCGCCGTGATGAACATTCACCACATTGTCAACAAACTGAACTTCGATCTGGAAACTTACGTGATTGATTGGGAAGAATTTAAAGACCTTCAACTGGCTTACTTGAAAGCTTCCGTTATTGACATTGAAGTTTTGACCGATCACGCCATCTACGGAACAATGTTTAAGATTGCCAGGCAAAACGACATTAAGTACGTTTTGGGAGGCCACAACATTGTTACCGAGGGCATTTTGCCTTATCATTGGACCT
Coding sequences within:
- a CDS encoding N-acetyl sugar amidotransferase; the encoded protein is MVLKTHPVPYRQCTRCILDTVDDPKMSFDENGVCSHCRQYDEQEKYYLKEGKEAEALLSSTLQQIKDYGRGRKYDCLIGLSGGVDSSYVAYLAKQYGLRALCVHFDNGWNSELAVMNIHHIVNKLNFDLETYVIDWEEFKDLQLAYLKASVIDIEVLTDHAIYGTMFKIARQNDIKYVLGGHNIVTEGILPYHWTYDKKDYINIKAIHKQYGEKPLKTFPFLDRKMKKFIANSGVEFVNYLNWVPYVKDEVKKILQKELAWKDYGGKHYESIWTRFYQGYILPTKFKVDKRKAHLSTLVCSGQMTREEALAEMKTPPYDAQQLQIDKEFVLKKFGINEAEFDRLMKLPVRSHKEFDTEGSLFNYYPVLKPLKPVWNAFKVATGK